The region CAGTGGTGCGTCAGTCGGTCCAGCACGGCGCCGGTGAGCCGCTGGCTGCCGAGCACCTCGGTCCACTGCTCGAAGGGCAGGTTCGTTGTCACGATGACGCTGGTCCGCTCGTAGGCGGCGGAGATCACGTCGAAGAGCAGTTCGCTTCCGAGCTTGCTGGCCGGGACGTAGCCCAGTTCATCGAGGATCAGCAGATCGAGCTTCATCAGCTGATTCTTCATCCGCATCAACTGGCGTTCCTCACGGGCTTCCATCAACTGCGTGATCAGCTCGGTCACGCGATGGAACCGGACCTTCTTCCCTTGTCCACACGCAGCGATTCCCAAGGCCGTGGCGATATGGGTCTTTCCCGTTCCGGGATAGCCGATCAGAATGATCGACTCACGCTTCTCGATGTACTCCCCACGCATCAGTTCGCTGACCAGTACGCGGTTGATCGTCGGCTGGGCCTCGAACTTGAAATCTTCGAGCGTCTTGTAGTTGGGGAACTTGGCCGCCTTCAGACGCCGGTCGGCCGCCCGTTTCTCACGGTCGATCAGTTCCTGCTCGCAGAGTTGGAGCAGGAAGCCGAGATGATCGACGTTCTCCTTCGCACAGCGTGCCGCGATCTTTTCGCACTCCTCGTGCATGGTCGGCATCTTGAGTGCCTTGAGATGGTGCTTCAGCAAGACCGTACTCTTGGTTTCGAGTTTCTTCATGATTGCTTCTCCTGGTGTTGGACGAGATCGCCGTATTGAGAGATCCGAGGCTCGGGGATACTGTGGTCTTGCAGGTGTGGTCGGCCATCGAGTCGGAACAGCTTGGCTGGCGACTCGCGGCCTTCCTGCAGGAGGATCCGGATCACGTCAACGGTCATCGCTCCGATTCTCAGGGCGCGATCGATCGCATCGGTCAATTCTCTCAGCTTGTGCTTTTCCAGGAGACGCAGGATCTTGATGAACTCACGGCGGCCGTCGCTGCCGCCTTCCGATTCCAGACGCCTGCGGAGCACCGCAAAGACTTCTGGCAGATCCCACTCTTCGAAGGGCTTGCCAAAGTCGAGCGAATTCGGCTTCCGCTCCAATAACGCCAGGTAATGCACGGGATCATAGTGAACATTTTCCGATTCCCAGTCGCGTACATGCTCGGCGATAACGTGGCTGTCGGCAATGATCCGCACGCGATCAAGCGATCCGACGAGGATGACTTCGCGATGTGCGTACTGCGTCGGCACGCTGTAGTCATTCCGGTCGAACCGGATCAATGACAACGTGTTGACCTTGCCGCCCTTGACGCGTCTTGCCTCGAAACGATCCTCCGGAATCGGGA is a window of bacterium DNA encoding:
- a CDS encoding ATP-binding protein, encoding MKKLETKSTVLLKHHLKALKMPTMHEECEKIAARCAKENVDHLGFLLQLCEQELIDREKRAADRRLKAAKFPNYKTLEDFKFEAQPTINRVLVSELMRGEYIEKRESIILIGYPGTGKTHIATALGIAACGQGKKVRFHRVTELITQLMEAREERQLMRMKNQLMKLDLLILDELGYVPASKLGSELLFDVISAAYERTSVIVTTNLPFEQWTEVLGSQRLTGAVLDRLTHH
- a CDS encoding transposase — translated: LRLQSHHLYDHHFCLVRRPNEKGHTEGLVKFARRNFMVPVPNFDDFEQFNQKLADDCRNDLQRQLRGQDGTKSELFEEDRQAMLPIPEDRFEARRVKGGKVNTLSLIRFDRNDYSVPTQYAHREVILVGSLDRVRIIADSHVIAEHVRDWESENVHYDPVHYLALLERKPNSLDFGKPFEEWDLPEVFAVLRRRLESEGGSDGRREFIKILRLLEKHKLRELTDAIDRALRIGAMTVDVIRILLQEGRESPAKLFRLDGRPHLQDHSIPEPRISQYGDLVQHQEKQS